The Microplitis demolitor isolate Queensland-Clemson2020A chromosome 9, iyMicDemo2.1a, whole genome shotgun sequence genomic sequence AACACAAAGCTCTCCACCTCATACACGCAGAACGCTGACGGTTCGCCACTAACTGATCACAAACAAATTGCAGATCACCTGGCCAACCACTTCGCTCTGAACTCTAGCGATCAAAACTACTCTGAAGAGTTCCTCAATATTAAGTCACAGCTAAAAAAGAATAGTAATAACAGGCAACGGCAAAACCTGAATCTTGACCCGATAAATAAACCGTTCAGACTAGACGAACTCACAACTGCACTCGCAAGCTGTGGAGATACTAGCCCTGGACCTGACAACACCCCTAATGCGTTCATCAAGCAACTTCCTGAACAAGCTCTAAAATTccttttaaagttatataattttatctggcACCACCAGCTATTCCCAGAAGCATGGAGAGAGGCAACGGTCATACCAATACCCAAAGCCGACAAAGACATCACTCAAGCAATTAACCACAGACTGATCTCTTTAACCTGCAGTATGCGCAAAACACTCGAAAAAATGGTCTGTAAAAGACTTAGATGGAAGATGAACGACGAAAATTGGGCTGACAGTCGACAATTTGGTTTCTGGCACCATAAGTCTACCACAGACTACTTAGTAAATTTGGAATCATACATCTGTGACTTATTTGCCAACAATTTCCATGTCTTGGCTGTCTCTCTTGATCTCGAGAAAGCCTTTGAAATGGTATCACCAGAAAAGGTCATCAACATCCTTGAAGTAACTGGTCTAAACGGAAACATACtgagtttcaaaaattttctccaCAAAAGGAAAATCAGAGTAAAATTCAACAACTCGGTATCCGATCCGGTCGAGATTGAAAACGGTGTCCCACAAGGCTCAGTTCTAGGCGTACTGATATTCCTCATTGCAATTAATGGTATTTTTGCAGTCATCGAGGCCCCACTGAAAGCCCTTCTCTTTGCTGATGACCTCACCATCCTATGTCCTGGGAAAAACCTAAATATTACTACGAGGCTAATGCAACTGGTACTGGATAATTTGTACAAGTGGACACTTTCTACTGGCTTCAAATTCTCAGCAAAAAAATCCCAGTTTAcaattttcactaaaaaatgaTCACTAGGAGACTGCCAACTCTACTTAAATAAGCAGCCAATAACTCGAACTGGacagttaattattttgggaCTCACTTGGGATACCAAACTCACTTGGATACCCcacataaaaaaacttaaagcAGACTGTCAAAGAAGAACGAATATTATGAAAGGACTATCATCCATTCAGTGGGGTGCTAGCACACAAGTCCTAGGCAATACCTACAAGGCACTGATAAGATCCAAACTCGACTACGGAGCCACAATATATAGATCAGCCAGTAAGTCCACTCTAAAACTACTGGATCCAATACAATCTAACAACCTGAGACTGGCAATGGGAGCTTTTCAGAACAAGCCCTACCACTGAAATCTTGTCAGAAGCAAAGGAATTCTCACTCAGCAACAGAAGAGCTACCGAATAATCCGGAGTTCTTTACGCGCAACCAACATCTACTAGCTGAATACGAAAACCATCCAAATTTACTTAGGCCGCTAAGATTCAGACTGCCAAACTATCTAAGTCTAATCAATTCCTCTCTGTCGCAATTATTCAAAAGGTCTCTAAGTCCAATCCCCTCATGGGAAGAGTTAAAAACTCTTACAGACTGGACCTTGaatgaaaatgttaaaaaccTAACTTCTCGTGACACCTTCAAGGCTCTCTTCCTAGAGAATAAAGCCAAGTACCATGACTACCAGGTCTTTTTCACGGACGGAtctaaaaaagaaaacaaaccTAGTTACTCGATTGTATCAAACGAAGAGATCACAGTCAACAGCCTTTCTGACACTTACTCCATATTCTCATGCGAAGCCTTCGCTATATTAAAGTTGCTGGAAAAACTAAATACTCCAGTTGATTCTAAAATAGTAATATACACTGACTCTAAATCTACCATTCGAGCAATAACAAAATCATCCAACAATGACCCAATCATTCAACAAATACAACTTACTCTATTCCAGCTCCAAACCAATAACACTCAAGTCATCTTAGCCTGGGTTCCATCCCACCAAGGTATCGAGGGAAATGAAATTGCGGATACCGAGGCCAAAAATGCGTTAAATAAACCAATTGAACCGCAAGCTAAGACATCACTGTCAGACTTTAAAAAGTACATTCACAGACTTTTCATGAAGGACTCTGGCCTGGACTCAACTAATACTATAATTGATGATACAGCTCTGACAAGAAGAGATCAGGTTATCCTAACTAGACTGAAAATAGGTCACACTAACTTAACTCATTGCTACCGTCCTGAAAAAAAAGATCCACCTGTCTGCCCACGCTGTGGAAGCATACTATCCGTAAAACATCTTATAACTAGTTGCTTACTGTACCAGAGTGAAAGAACACAAGCCAACCTACCAATGAACCCTGAGGAACTCTTTACTACTGAACATCGcagaaaagttataaaatttcttaaattgaCTAAGATATACAATAAAATCTAATGCCAATGTGAATTTGCATGTAATTGCTCATGACCCCAGTTGTTTATAGCGACTTTAAATAActcaataagaaaaaaaaaaaataataattttagttggtaaaattaaagtatttataaattttaaaacaataccATTGTAACAGAGTAAATAAGAAagtcctgaaaatttaaatatttgaattgtgAATTTCTTTACTATCAATAACTGGTCATTGAACTCGTAAATTGTGGGTTAGTGATGCGACTAATCACCGGGCGTCGCATGGATCACTAAGACCCGAATATCGCCACTCCCTTAAATTATGTTAAAAGTAGAAATAAGTTTCTGGGAGTGAACCAAAGATGGCCGATGTTACGTCCAGACAGACATAATATACGACAGCCCCTTAATTTTGAATCAAGACACTTAAGTCCTTTACTCGGGTAACGGGAATCACGTTTTCCGTGCCGAACATGGATAGGGGTCAGGAATATGTATgaatttcttaatattagaaTAAAGATGTCAGGACTTACAGATACAGGTGATTTTCATTGAATCTCAAGATGCTTGTAGTTACAATACAACAGATGGTGAGTGTTGTAACTTGGTGTTGACTGGACAATCGGTTGGACACCCCGTGGTGAGTTGGACCCTCTTGATTGGCGTTGAGTGGAGGTGATCACGTTGTGGTTGGCCTTTTCAGACAGCACCGGATTGTTCACAATTCACTTTTACTGAATTTCGGAATTTTGGTTCACATTTGCACAGAAGGTTAGGTAATTTCTAATTCAACCCGAATTACACTTGTGATCGCGAGTTCCGAACCAGATAGATAATTTCGTgatttaaacaaatatatcaaaaagATACTAACCAAGGTCCAGTCTTCCGCAGATAGCTAATGATCGAGCTTCGGATTTGACAATAAAAACGGTGAGTGAATGAGAATCTCTTATTTCTCAAACAATAGAAATCCGCGATTAGATCTTAAACCGCACCTTAATTTCAGTGGAATAGTATCAATAATTAGATTGGATTCTCGAGATAAAACTGGATTTTAAATTCTGAATAAATCTGAATACCAATTAGAACTTCTGAATTTTACGTGACAGGCCGTTATGTGATTATTGTCGGGCACAGGGTGACTTAACTCGGCACTCCTTAAGGCCGATATCGTACTTTATATATCCTCACGGCTTGTAATTACCGGGGAAGCTTATGGAGAAAGGGGTGAATTTCCACCAGGTATTAAGAATTACTTGCAAGCGTAAGtactcttatttttttgtgggAGACCTATGTGCATGAGGCTTAACGGCGGTTGGGTGGATATCATGACTCTTTGATAAGGGAGATAACCTCAAGTCCCGTGAATAAGAGTGTAACGAACCAGAGAAACGTGAGTGGGCTAGTCTCAAAGCTGTGGTCGTCAGGAAAGGGCGGATCAATATCGGCTTTTATTGTCTGGTTTTATAACGGATGCGTTTTTATGTATTCCGGCTAAAAAATGAGCCATCCATCTTGACATTGACACAGCTGTCTCTAAAAGACTAGCATTGGAAATGTTATCGcgattgtatattttttattgaagaggaatatatatactagggttggttgataaaaaactttttttttgtttttcttagcaTAGGAGTAGAATTTGCaccttatgaaaaaaaaaatttgtttactcAACATTTTGAGGTAGCCTactcgttttttaaataaataattgatcaaacgGAGtgattttaacaaaaaaaaaaaatttttttgtccaaaaTCGTGGAAAACATCTAATAATTGacgaatgtaatttttc encodes the following:
- the LOC103580449 gene encoding uncharacterized protein LOC103580449, encoding MKGLSSIQWGASTQVLGNTYKTGNGSFSEQALPLKSCQKQRNSHSATEELPNNPEFFTRNQHLLAEYENHPNLLRPLRFRLPNYLSLINSSLSQLFKRSLSPIPSWEELKTLTDWTLNENVKNLTSRDTFKALFLENKAKYHDYQVFFTDGSKKENKPSYSIVSNEEITVNSLSDTYSIFSCEAFAILKLLEKLNTPVDSKILQTNNTQVILAWVPSHQGIEGNEIADTEAKNALNKPIEPQAKTSLSDFKKYIHRLFMKDSGLDSTNTIIDDTALTRRDQVILTRLKIGHTNLTHCYRPEKKDPPVCPRCGSILSVKHLITSCLLYQSERTQANLPMNPEELFTTEHRRKVIKFLKLTKIYNKI